CAGATGGACATGGAGTAGATGTTGTTTGTGAAATGAGCGGTCACCCTGTCGCAATGGACCAGGGGTTCAAAATGGTTACGAATGGCGGGAGAGTTTCGATTCTCAGTCTTCCGGTAAAACCAGTACATATTGACATTACAAATGATGTGGTCTTTAAAGGGATACATGTACAAGGAATTACAGGACGGAAGATGTTTGAAACATGGCAACAAGTTTCTCGCTTATTGCAATCAGAACAAGTAGATGTAAGTCCTATACTTACTCACCACTTACCGATTGAAGAATTCGAGAAGGGCTTTGAATTAATGAATGAGGGTAAATGCGGTAAAGTTGTACTGCATCCATAAACTTTAGGAGGGTTTCGCTATATGAAGGGATTTGAATATTTACAAAACGAATTAGAAGAAATGAAAGATCAAGGGACATTCAGAGAACTAATCCCTCTGGAATCTGCTCAAGGTTCACGAGTTATGATTAAAGGGAAAGATGTCATCCAACTTTCCTCGAACAATTATCTTGGATTAACGTCACATCCAAGACTTAAAGAAGCTGCAGAAGAAGCTGTTAGAGATTATGGTGTTGGAACTGGATCCGTTCGAACCATTGCAGGGACACTTTCTATGCACGAAGAGTACGAGCGGAAGTTAGCTAAGTTTAAACATACGGAAGCAGCTCTAGTATTTCAATCTGGATTTACAACCAACCAGGGAGTTTTATCTTCTATGCTAAATGAGGAAGATGTTGTAATTTCAGATGAACTGAATCATGCTTCTATCATTGATGGAATTCGCTTAACAAAAGCAGCCAGAAAAATCTATAAGCACGTGGACATGCAATCACTTGAAGACAAGTTGAAGGAGTCAAGTGATTATCGCACCCGCCTTGTGGTAACAGATGGTGTTTTTTCAATGGATGGAAACATTGCTCCTTTACCTGAAATTGTAGAACTTGCTGAGAAGTATAATGCCCTTATCATGGTGGACGACGCTCATGCTAGTGGGGTACTTGGTGAAAATGGACGAGGAACGGTTAACCATTTTGGTCTTGATGGTCGTGTTCATATTCAGGTGGGAACACTAAGTAAAGCCATTGGTGTCCTGGGAGGGTATGTAGCCACTTCTCAGACCTTAAAAGAGTATCTAATTCATAAAGGACGTCCTTTCTTGTTTAGTACATCTCATCCACCTGCTGTAACAGCGGCGTGTGATGCAGCAATCGATGTTTTGCTTGAGGAACCTCAATTGATCGAGAAACTTTGGGATAACACAAAATTCTTTAAAGATGGTTTGAAGGAAATGGGTTTTGATACGGGCATTAGTGAAACACCAGTTACACCTGTCATGATCGGGGATGATGCGCTAACCCATAAGTTCTCTGATGAGTTATTTAATGAAGGCGTGTTTGCTCAAGGGATTGTTTTCCCGACTGTACCTAAAGGCAAAGGGCGTATCCGCACTATTGTGACTGCGGAGCATTCAAAAGAAGAGCTTCAAGAAGCGCTGGATGCTTTTGGACGTGCTGGGAAGACACTTGGCCTTTTGTAAGCCATGACCGAACCATTCGCTGTTGATAATGCTCTTCCTTTAACGGGGAAGGGCTTTTCTTCATTCATTTCTACATATGTTCACGAAATTTTCTTTTATTTTAAGGTCAGAGACTGATATAATATTACAATTAGAGACAGTGTGAAAGGAGTTCTCTGAATGAATGAACAACAACGCAAAGAAATGGGTTCCATTCAACAGCCTGAACAGGACAAGACTGCTAAGGATAAACCTTTAAAAGAGAAGACTACAGAAGATTTTGCTAAATATTTTGAAACCACCTATCAACCACCATCTTTGAAAAGCGCTAAGAAACGTGGGAAAGAAGATGTGAGTGTCCATTATGATTTCGAAATCCCAGAAGACCTTAAAGGTTTGGGGAACGGCAAAAAATTTCTCATTCGAACTTATGGTTGCCAAATGAATGAACATGATACAGAAGTGATGGCTGGTATACTTACGGATATGGGCTATGAATCTACAAGCGATCAAAAAGAAGCGGATATTATTTTACTTAATACATGTGCGATTCGTGAAAATGCTGAAAATAAGGTGTTTGGTGAGATCGGGCACTTGAAATCCTTGAAGCGAGAGAAACCAGACTTGCTTTTAGGGGTATGTGGGTGCATGTCGCAAGAGGAATCCGTGGTTAACCGTATTTTACAAAAGCATCAATTTATAGATTTAATATTCGGTACACATAATATTCATCGCCTTCCTTACCTGGTGAAAGAAGCACTCTTTGGAAAAGAGATGGTTGTTGAGGTATGGTCTAAAGAAGGGGACATTGTAGAAAACCTGCCTCGGGAGCGTAAAGGAAACATAAAAGCTTGGGTCAATATTATGTATGGGTGTGATAAGTTCTGTACATACTGTATTGTTCCTTATACACGAGGGAAGGAACGTAGTCGTCTACCTGAAGATATTATTCAGGAAGTTCGCCAACTGGCTGCCCAGGGTTATAAAGAAGTCACTTTGCTCGGCCAAAACGTAAACGCGTATGGAAAAGATTTTGAGGATATGACTTATGGTCTTGGTGACTTAATGAATGAGATTCATAAGATTGATATTCCTCGTGTACGCTTTACGACTTCTCACCCTCGTGACTTTGATGATCGATTAATCGAAGTATTAGCTCAAGGGGGGAACTTGCTTGATCACATTCACTTACCTGTTCAATCAGGAAGTTCTGATGTCTTAAAGATTATGGCACGTAAGTATACGCGGGAGCGTTACCTTGAACTAGTAGATAAGATTCGTACAGCGATGCCGAATGCAACGTTAACGACAGATATTATCGTAGGTTTTCCAAATGAAACGGAAGAGCAATTCCAGGAAACCTTAACCCTTGTCGAAGAAGTTGGGTTTGAGGGGGCCTATACGTTTATTTATTCTCCACGTGAAGGTACGCCTGCTGCGAAAATGCAGGACAATGTCCCTATGGAAGTCAAGAAAGAGCGCTTACAGCGATTGAATGCAGTCATTAATCATCAATCCGCTCAAGCCATGAAGAAATATGAAGATGAAATTGTCCATGTTCTAGTGGAAGGGGAAAGTAAAAATAACCCTGATGTACTAGCTGGACATACTGATAAAAATAAGCTCGTTAATTTCCGTGGTCCTAAATCCATAATTGGTCAGATTGTGCCTGTAAGGGTAACGAAAGCCAAGACTTGGTCATTGGACGGAGAAATGATCGAAGCAGTAGAGGTGAAATAATTGGCAACTTATACACGAAGTGAAGTCATCCAACAAGCGAAAGCATTAGCTCATCAAATAGTAGAAACCCCAGAGATTTCGCGTTTTAAGGAAGTAGAAGCGAAATTAAATGAAAATAAAAAGGTTCAGGAACACATTAACCGTATCAAGTCGCTTCAAAAGCAAGCGGTGAACTTTCAATACTATGAAAAAACAGAAGCTCAAAAGAAAGTAGAAAAAGAAATTGATCGCCTACAAGCTGAACTGGATGCAATTCCTGTTGTAGAAGAATTCAAACAAACACAAACATCTGTTAATGATTTCTTGCAGAGTGTGACAAATACGATTGCTAACGAAGTGACCAATCAAATCATCCGTGATACTGGTGGGGATTTGTTAGAAGGTACTACAGGTTCCGCTGCTAAATCAGGTGGGTCTTGTGATCACTAAACAATAAAGGAAAGAGAGTGCTCTCAAATGAAGAGCGCTCTTTTTTTTTGGCTCTAAAAAACTTTTCGTACATTTTTCTAGGCTCATGCATAGAATGAAGTAGGAACTAAAGTTTCAAACTGCCATGATTATTGATTTATCTTTATGATCTGTGCACTTCGGGCGAATGTCTCGCATAGTATGTGAATGAACAAAGAAGGAGGAGGTTGGGCTCTCATGTCGTTATTTGATCAGGAGTATCGTGAGATTATTACAAAAGCGGTATGTGGTAAGGGTAGAAAGTTTATCCAAGATACAAATACTGTAACACCATCTCATCGCCCAACAAGCATTCTAGGATGCTGGGTAATCAACCACATTTATAATGCAAAGAAAAAGGGCGATTACGTTGAGGTTTCTGGTAGTTACGAAATCAATGTATGGTATTCGTACAGCGATAATACAAAGACAGAAGTCGTTACAGAAAAAGTACATTACTGCGATAAGGTTCCGTTATCTATCAAAGATGAGAACTGTTTGGACTGTGACTTTGAAGTTATAGCCCGTGTCGTGCAACAGCCAAATTGTTTAGAAGCGCGCATAGCGCACCAAGGACATAAGATTATCGTAGATGTGGAAAGAGAATTCATTGTGGAAGTAATTGGCGAGACAAAGATTTGTGTCAAAGTCGACCCGGATGGGTGTGTATGTGATGAAGATGACTGGGGATATGATGTCTCAAGTGATGACTTCTCACATGTGAATCCAGACTTTCTCGCACAAGATGAGGAAGAGTAGCTCCACACAAAGACCTGACAAATGTCAGGTCTTTTTTGCTATAAAGGATGAAAGGGTGTCAGACACACTTTCATCCTTTATAGTGATAGAGTGTTAGGTTTCCAATAGGATTTGGTCGTTCTATTGGTGGTTGATGTGCTATAATATGTTGTAATTGAATTTAGTTCGTGGAGGATTCTTTATGGCAAAGCAAACACCAATGATGCAGCAATATTTGCAAATTAAGGCACAGTATAAAGATGCCTTTTTATTTTTCCGTTTAGGTGATTTTTATGAATTATTTAATGAAGATGCAACCAAAGCCGCTCAGGAATTAGAGATCACACTCACAAGTCGTGATGGAGGAAATATTCCGATGTGCGGAGTACCTTACCATTCTTCTGCTAATTATATTAAAACGTTAATTGAAAAAGGATATAAAGTCGCGATCTGTGAGCAGGTGGAAGACCCTAAAACAGCCAAAGGCGTCGTGAAAAGAGAAGTTGTACAACTTGTTACGCCTGGTACCGTTATGGAAGGGGCAATGCTCTCTGAAGATGAGAACAACTATTTAGCCTCTATAACCCCATTTAATAACAACACTTTTGTTGTAGCCTATAATGACTTAACAACAGGCGAGAATAGCATCGCATTACTTGAAGATGGGTTTGATGGCGTGCTTAGTGAACTCTTTAACCGTCCTGTTAAAGAAATTATCATTCCGCCTCATTTTGAAGAGGGACAACAAAAAGCATTGCAAGACCGTCTTGGTGTAACCATCTCAATACAAGAGAGAACCATGATTCCGGAAAGTTTTCAACCTCTTGTTGAAAACTTACAAGATGACCGCCTTGTAACTGGATTTGGCCAGTTGTTTAACTATATACAAGACACCCAGAAACGATCCTTAGACCACTTGAAACCCGTCTATCAAATCCAATTGAAAGAATACATGACGCTTGATATGTATTCCAAACGAAACCTTGAGCTTATGGAAACCATTCGTAAGCAAGGAAAGAAAGGTAGTCTCCTTTGGGTGCTTGATAAAACAGTGACATCTATGGGAGCCCGTATGCTAAAGAAATGGGTTGAGCGCCCTCTTCTTCAGAAGGAGAGCATTGAGGAACGTTATAATCAGGTGGAAGGATTCATGGAACAGTTCTTTGAAAGAGAAACTCTTCGAGAATCTTTAAAGTCTGTATATGATTTAGAACGACTTGCCGGTAGAGTAGCATATGGAAATGTAAATGCACGTGATCTAGTCCAGCTTAAACACTCTATAGGACGTGTCCCTGAAATTAAGGCCTTGCTTTCTTCTTTTGAAAAACAGGAACTAAAAGCCCTTGCTGAACAATTGGAGCCCCTTGATGAAGTGCATGATCTTTTAGAAAAAAGCATTATGGATGCGCCTCCTATTACTGTTAAAGAAGGAGGTCTCATTAAAGATGGGTACAACAATCAGTTAGATGAGTACCGGGATGCAGCAAGGAACGGGAAGCAATGGATTGCTGAACTGGAGCGAAAAGAGCGTCAAGAAACGGGCATCAGTAAGCTGAAGATTGGCTATAACCGAGTGTTTGGGTATTACATTGAGGTAACAAAAGCTAATATTCATCTTCTTCCTGAAGGGAGATATGAAAGAAAGCAGACACTCGCTAATGCTGAAAGGTATATCACACCAGAGTTGAAAGAAAAAGAAACGCTTATACTAGAAGCACAGGAAAAAAGTGTAGAACTTGAGTATGATCTGTTTATTGAGGTTCGCGACCAGGTTAAGGCGTTTATTCGTCCACTTCAAAAGCTAGCCGAACAAATTAGTGCGATTGATGTTCTTCAAGGGTTTGCGACAGTGAGTGAGGAGTATCAATACACAAGACCAACTCTTGTAGAGGACAGAGAAGTTTCAATTGAAAAAGGTCGCCACCCGGTGGTTGAGAAAGTTATGCAAAACGATACGTTTGTACCAAATAATGTAGAAATGCCTGAAGATACAGACATACTACTGATCACTGGACCTAATATGAGTGGTAAGAGCACCTATATGCGCCAATTAGCGCTAACGGCTATTATGGCTCAAATTGGTTGCTTCGTGCCATGTGAAGCTGCTAAACTGCCGATCTTTGATCAAATTTTTACTAGAATTGGCGCAGCAGATGACCTTGTCTCAGGCCAAAGTACTTTCATGGTCGAAATGTTAGAAGCTAAACATGCTTTAACACGCGCTACAAACAAAAGCTTGATTTTGCTTGATGAAATAGGAAGAGGGACAAGCACTTATGATGGAATGGCTTTAGCGCAGGCAATTGTGGAGCATATTCATCATAACATCCATGCTAAAACCATGTTTTCAACTCACTATCACGAATTGACAGCCCTTGAAGATCCATTGAACCATTTAAAAAATGTCCATGTAAGAGCAGAAGAATACGAAGGTCGGGTCGTGTTCCTCCACCAGATTCAAGACGGGGCTGCTGATCAAAGTTATGGTATTCATGTAGCTCAGCTTGCGGAATTGCCAGATGGTTTGATCGATCGCGCGAATCAAATCCTTGCTCAATTAGAGGGCGGTTCAAATGCGGAATCGTCAACTGTCTCAAATAAAGAAATCGTAGATGAACCAGACGAGCAATTATCTTTATTTAAAGAAGAACCAGTCTCTGTCCAAGAGAAGAAGCGACAGCCTGAAAGAACTTCTGTTCAAGATGAAGTGTTAAAACAGTTATCAGAACTAGATCTGTTAGAGTTGAACCCGATTGAAGCAATGAATCATCTTTACACATTGCAAAAGCAATTGAAGAGGTAGGAAAGGGGGAGCGAAAGTGGCGACCATTCATCAAATGCCTGATGCCTTAGCCAATAAGATCGCAGCAGGTGAAGTAGTAGAACGCCCTTCATCTGTCGTGAAAGAACTGGTAGAAAACAGTATCGATGCAGGAAGTACGTGGGTGAAAGTCGAGCTAGAGGAAGCCGGGCTCTCCAAAATTAAGATCATGGATAATGGGAAAGGCATGAGTGAAGAAGATAGCGAACGAGCATTTTTACGTCATGCTACAAGTAAAATTACTCATGAAAATGAGCTCTTCCGAGTAAAAACACTTGGATTCCGAGGAGAAGCTTTGGCAAGTATTGCAGCTGTCAGTCGTTTAACTGTTAAATCTTCAACAGGCGAAGC
The nucleotide sequence above comes from Pontibacillus chungwhensis. Encoded proteins:
- the mutS gene encoding DNA mismatch repair protein MutS, which translates into the protein MAKQTPMMQQYLQIKAQYKDAFLFFRLGDFYELFNEDATKAAQELEITLTSRDGGNIPMCGVPYHSSANYIKTLIEKGYKVAICEQVEDPKTAKGVVKREVVQLVTPGTVMEGAMLSEDENNYLASITPFNNNTFVVAYNDLTTGENSIALLEDGFDGVLSELFNRPVKEIIIPPHFEEGQQKALQDRLGVTISIQERTMIPESFQPLVENLQDDRLVTGFGQLFNYIQDTQKRSLDHLKPVYQIQLKEYMTLDMYSKRNLELMETIRKQGKKGSLLWVLDKTVTSMGARMLKKWVERPLLQKESIEERYNQVEGFMEQFFERETLRESLKSVYDLERLAGRVAYGNVNARDLVQLKHSIGRVPEIKALLSSFEKQELKALAEQLEPLDEVHDLLEKSIMDAPPITVKEGGLIKDGYNNQLDEYRDAARNGKQWIAELERKERQETGISKLKIGYNRVFGYYIEVTKANIHLLPEGRYERKQTLANAERYITPELKEKETLILEAQEKSVELEYDLFIEVRDQVKAFIRPLQKLAEQISAIDVLQGFATVSEEYQYTRPTLVEDREVSIEKGRHPVVEKVMQNDTFVPNNVEMPEDTDILLITGPNMSGKSTYMRQLALTAIMAQIGCFVPCEAAKLPIFDQIFTRIGAADDLVSGQSTFMVEMLEAKHALTRATNKSLILLDEIGRGTSTYDGMALAQAIVEHIHHNIHAKTMFSTHYHELTALEDPLNHLKNVHVRAEEYEGRVVFLHQIQDGAADQSYGIHVAQLAELPDGLIDRANQILAQLEGGSNAESSTVSNKEIVDEPDEQLSLFKEEPVSVQEKKRQPERTSVQDEVLKQLSELDLLELNPIEAMNHLYTLQKQLKR
- a CDS encoding RicAFT regulatory complex protein RicA family protein produces the protein MATYTRSEVIQQAKALAHQIVETPEISRFKEVEAKLNENKKVQEHINRIKSLQKQAVNFQYYEKTEAQKKVEKEIDRLQAELDAIPVVEEFKQTQTSVNDFLQSVTNTIANEVTNQIIRDTGGDLLEGTTGSAAKSGGSCDH
- the cotE gene encoding outer spore coat protein CotE, producing MSLFDQEYREIITKAVCGKGRKFIQDTNTVTPSHRPTSILGCWVINHIYNAKKKGDYVEVSGSYEINVWYSYSDNTKTEVVTEKVHYCDKVPLSIKDENCLDCDFEVIARVVQQPNCLEARIAHQGHKIIVDVEREFIVEVIGETKICVKVDPDGCVCDEDDWGYDVSSDDFSHVNPDFLAQDEEE
- the miaB gene encoding tRNA (N6-isopentenyl adenosine(37)-C2)-methylthiotransferase MiaB, producing the protein MNEQQRKEMGSIQQPEQDKTAKDKPLKEKTTEDFAKYFETTYQPPSLKSAKKRGKEDVSVHYDFEIPEDLKGLGNGKKFLIRTYGCQMNEHDTEVMAGILTDMGYESTSDQKEADIILLNTCAIRENAENKVFGEIGHLKSLKREKPDLLLGVCGCMSQEESVVNRILQKHQFIDLIFGTHNIHRLPYLVKEALFGKEMVVEVWSKEGDIVENLPRERKGNIKAWVNIMYGCDKFCTYCIVPYTRGKERSRLPEDIIQEVRQLAAQGYKEVTLLGQNVNAYGKDFEDMTYGLGDLMNEIHKIDIPRVRFTTSHPRDFDDRLIEVLAQGGNLLDHIHLPVQSGSSDVLKIMARKYTRERYLELVDKIRTAMPNATLTTDIIVGFPNETEEQFQETLTLVEEVGFEGAYTFIYSPREGTPAAKMQDNVPMEVKKERLQRLNAVINHQSAQAMKKYEDEIVHVLVEGESKNNPDVLAGHTDKNKLVNFRGPKSIIGQIVPVRVTKAKTWSLDGEMIEAVEVK
- a CDS encoding glycine C-acetyltransferase, yielding MKGFEYLQNELEEMKDQGTFRELIPLESAQGSRVMIKGKDVIQLSSNNYLGLTSHPRLKEAAEEAVRDYGVGTGSVRTIAGTLSMHEEYERKLAKFKHTEAALVFQSGFTTNQGVLSSMLNEEDVVISDELNHASIIDGIRLTKAARKIYKHVDMQSLEDKLKESSDYRTRLVVTDGVFSMDGNIAPLPEIVELAEKYNALIMVDDAHASGVLGENGRGTVNHFGLDGRVHIQVGTLSKAIGVLGGYVATSQTLKEYLIHKGRPFLFSTSHPPAVTAACDAAIDVLLEEPQLIEKLWDNTKFFKDGLKEMGFDTGISETPVTPVMIGDDALTHKFSDELFNEGVFAQGIVFPTVPKGKGRIRTIVTAEHSKEELQEALDAFGRAGKTLGLL